Genomic segment of Alphaproteobacteria bacterium:
CGGCCCCTTGATGGCCAGCGCCAGTCCGGCCCGGCCCGAAAGCCTGCCCTGAGTGCCGGCCATGATGGCCGCCGCCGCTTCGTGGTGGCAGAGATGAAAGACCGTACCCTGGCGCTCCAGGGTATCAAGCAGTTCAAGACTGGCGCCGCTGCCGGGAATGCCGAAGACCGGGCCGTGGCCCGCCATTTCGCTGGCCAGGATCTGCCACCCCGCCATCAGCTGTCGAGACCCAGGTGGGCCGCGATCTTCTCGGCGGCGCGGCGGCAGACCAGGCGTACGGCATCGGGACTGAAGCCGCCGCAGTGCGGCGTGATGAGCAGATTGTCGTGCTCGCGGGCGTAGGCCATCAGGGGATGGCCGGCGACCTCGGGTTCGCCCTCCAGCACGTCGAGGCCGGCGGCGCCCATGCGGCCGCTTTGCAGGGCCACCAGCAGCGCCGCTTCGTCGACGATGGCGCCGCGCGAGGTGTTGATCAGGATCGCCCCGGGTTTGATGGTGGCGAGCAGCTCGGCCGAAATCAGGCCGCGGGTTTCGTCGCTCAAATGGACATGGACCGAGATCACGTCACAGCTCTCGAAAAGTTCGTTCAGGCCGGCCGGCCGGATGCTCTCGGGCCAGGCTTCGACGAAGGGGTCGTACCCCACCACGGTCATGCCGAAGGCCTGGCCATAGCGTGCCATCCAACCGCCGATGCGGCCGCAACCGATGAGCCCGAGGCGCTTGCCGTG
This window contains:
- a CDS encoding NAD(P)-dependent oxidoreductase, whose protein sequence is MTARIVYLGAPEGFAALEEAIAGRAELDYVEAEPMAVAEALFDASALLDASMQVHIDDGMIAAAPDLQVISCATTGSDHIDRGECLRRSIPVHTLREDRELLQNITPAAELSWALVLAAARRLPAALAHTRAGGWRREDFPGLMLHGKRLGLIGCGRIGGWMARYGQAFGMTVVGYDPFVEAWPESIRPAGLNELFESCDVISVHVHLSDETRGLISAELLATIKPGAILINTSRGAIVDEAALLVALQSGRMGAAGLDVLEGEPEVAGHPLMAYAREHDNLLITPHCGGFSPDAVRLVCRRAAEKIAAHLGLDS